DNA sequence from the Glycine soja cultivar W05 chromosome 18, ASM419377v2, whole genome shotgun sequence genome:
TGTTCTTGCTTTTAGAGTGTGTCATTTTGCCATAACATAACACAGTGTCCACCAAGTGTTTGATGGTTTGCCTAGATTACCTTTCTCCTTGGTCGCCGTGGCAAATCTCGAGAGGAGGAAGGATTACTTGATTTGAAGGCATTCCttgatggaaatggtggtggtgTGGCTAATTGCCGAGATTCTATACAAGTGGGTTGCACGGATATGTTGAGAATATGATATGTGGAGTATGAGATCTCACAAAATGGGTAAGATATGTGTAGGGGTTGATAGTGAATGCATCCTCAGAGTCGTTGTCGCTGGAGGTGTCATCGGAACCACCATTCGAGCTTTCATCAGGGACTTTGGGGGAGGGAGGGATAGAAAGGAGATGTTTTGATGAGGGAGGATCCATGATAATATTATGTACTTTGATGAATCTAAGGGCTCTTAAAAGTGAGTCATGGTGGATCATTTATGAAAGTTGTTCACCTTTGACATCGTTTATAATTGAGTGAAGTCATAACACTAGAAGTTGTTTGGCAATTGTGTACTTGGATTATGGCTACAATAAACCCTTAAATTAGTACAACTCCCTAGGCAAGGACGTTACATATATTTTCAAGTATATGTGGAGGaaattttattatgtacttTTGTGGTGGGAATATTTGGGGTTGATGGTAGTGTTATTCTTCCATGATGTTAAGGCCCTTTTAAGCAACTTATGGCAATATCTACATTCTTTTTTTAGGTGCTCACGTTTCCATTATTCAATGGATGAATTTAAACTCCTAAAAGTAGAATGAAATCTTCATGTGTAAACGGAAGTTATATAAAGTCTAATTAAGATATGTTTCTGGTACATAAAATAAGGATTAgaattatctatatttttttatttgaatgttattcaattttttttttagtaaaatatggTAGAATGGGAAGACATTTTTAGTGGCATGTTGGGGCTGTTTACAAAAGCCTACTTAGAGGATTATTGAACAATATTAAATCATttagtaattttattcattcataACTACTAAACTGTGGATGATTTTTTTAGGAGGGTTGCTTATCAAATGGGTATTGATAGAATGATAGCTAATTTTGAATCCTTATCTACCTCTCACCTTGGCTTATTATGtgaaatgacttttttttttataacttgttAAGACCGTATTAAGGTGATAgggtatatataaataattcatacataATGAAAACTATAATAGACTGAAACCTGATCTCAAGGATCTGCCAAGctaatttcatttgaaaatattaatggTCTAGTCTTAAAAATACTTTGGAGACTCTATGACCcaagactatatatatatatatatatatatatatatatatatattaaacagaGATAAAGTCGAAGATATTCTTTACTCACGACCACCACCGCCAAAGAATATTTCTTGAAGCATAAATTTAAAgcgtctttttttcttttaagggtGAGAATCAATAAAGGGGCCATGATGTAGATTGGCGAGCATATACGTATATGACTCGGGCAGAGAGGCAATTGGTCAATTGTACTCAAGTATTAGCCTTAGATTGAATCTGTCAACAACTCATactgcaaaatttatttttttattcatttaaataaatacaaaacatCTTGTAAATTTCTTATCACTAAAAATGACaccttctataaaaaaattgttcgttttaatttatatttaataaaaattatgtaattataATCTATCATCAGTAACTAAAAACACatgattttgtaatttgtaaggactataaaaataacatttttttataggaataaaaaaaaatcataatttaaggGAGTGAATATAATTAACCCTACAAAAAAACCTAGGGTAAATCTAACAATAActagagttaaaaaaaatgaatttaagtaGACGTAAGTTCGAGCTCTATAGACTTTCCTCAATAATTAAACTATTAGTGTTACTTTGTGATTTATCATTTCTGAGCAACAGTACTCAAAAAGGACAAATCATATGTATAAGAACTGAGACTATATGAAAACCTCGATATAGCTTGTACAAAACCTGTTAGCCAAACTACGAAACATCATGAATTTTTGTTCCCTTGCATTTAGACTGagcttattttaaattatttctaatatacAACAAAGATACATTGCATAGTCACTTCTATACAGTCTACTTGTTTTGGAAGTTGGAATATTTCTGAACGTCATTCATGTAGTTTTACACATTAGGTAGCTACATGATGTGTCACATTAGGTAGGTTTTATGCGAGTTGCTTAATCGAGTTGAGTGTGCACTTAAAAAATGTCGATTTTTTATGCCATGAACCTTCTTATAGTGAAAGggccaaaataataatattggcCAGAGACTTATGCGAAGTTGAGCTATTtgtaaattattcaaatttaactcttcaaatatatttgattgAGTTTATTTgcttaatcataaaaataagcCTGGATTGAGCTTAGTTATTTAAATGAATGACGTCCAAATTTTATAAGTTctacattagttaaaaatttgtaaatagTTTACTTATTCATTATAGAAATAGGTGGAACTTTGTTAAgagtattaaatattattttgaagttcttttttaaataatcaagaagttgtaaaaaattatttactttatagTCTACAATATATGAATTTCACATAGTGCGTGCGAAGCACAAATTTCTATGTACTTGATTATcatctattattaaaaaatatttattaaatactaaattaataaaattaaaaaaaaacaaaatttttaagaaaacaaaaaattattaaattataaatgagctaaacaaattaaatttatttatttttaaataaatgaagttTAGGCTTTCAACTAGAatcttttaaataagatttaatacTTAATTTGGTTTTTATTAAAGTGTTGAATCGGATCTCCCATATCTTAAAAACTCAAATTAagtcttaatattttaaaaaatgtttcaatGTTATCTTTTCCGTCAATATCAACACCGTTAAAAAGTACTACGTTTCCGTCTATTCTCTTGCTGTAAATTCCGACGGTTGTGGTTTATAAAAGTGGTGTTTAAAAATCGTCACAATAATTACTGACGCATAAATTTTTTTGAGAAGAACAACCCAATCCACCACCCCACGAAAGTCACCCATCAACTGTTCGTGAAAATGCCAAACAAAAACTCCTCCCTTCACACCCAATCCACCATCCCACAAAGGTCACCCTGATTCCTCCCCCACAAAATCCTGACACTCCCAATCCCAAAATTGGAAAATGCAATGTTAAGTGCCTTGTTGGGTCGAGATTATCTCTGAGATTGAACAATGTTGAACAACAATCTCCCTCTTTGATATGGATTGGCCATGGAGTTTGGTGCGCCACGGATCTAGGTGTTTGGCTATGGTGAGGTAAAGGAGTGGCAGTGTTGTGTTGTTTTGGTGGTGCAGTGTGGTGGAGAGAGTGGTTTTGGTGGGAGGTCGCCGGcgttaaatgttttttaacgGTGTCtgttaaaattaatgaaaaagataacattgaatcattttaaaaaatatgtagacttaattggaattttttaaaatatgaaaatcaaattgaatactttaatataatttaaggatgaaattgagtattaataatttaaataattgaatcaAGTTTgaataactcttttttttttcttcaaataaaacataaatttcaaATGTTGACCTCGATTCGACTCGTTTAGATTCTTACAAACAAAGGTTAATATTTTAGCAACATGGACATCATGTTTATCATAAAATAACATAGTAGGTCATTTTTGTCGAACTTGAGGTAGGACCATAATAGGAAATTTTGggtctctttgcatatgcaggAAGATCAAGATCAAGAATAGTGGGAATAATATTCCATGAAAAATTCTGATAAGGATCTTCACTGCCAATCTCTCTATATAGGGCACGTACCAAAGGAGGAGTGGAATTACTAGTgtgaaacaaataaagaatatctTACATTTTGTCTCACGACCACATCATCTCACTAATGCACACAAATGAAAAGCAAAAGAGAATTCAACCTTATAAGAAACATATAGCATatgaaatccaaaaaaatatagcaCAATTGAAAACGAAAATCTGAATGAACATTCCAGGCATCTGACCCCACAAAACCACCAAATTAAATAGAAGAGTATTCAATACCTTTCCTTTTTGGAAGAGAGATAAAGACAAAAACTGTCCATTCTTATGAGTTATGACTCGTCAAAATAAGgttacaacttaaaaagaataaaaaaagaagttacaACTTACAAACATGTTTGGAAAAATTGCAgcatttttatattaacataagaataaaaaagttagaaatgCTTTGAGTTAAATGATTTGATTTAatctatataatataataaatttgaattgattttgtaGTATATCATGTGATCCTAAATTTGGGAAGAGTCCTTGCCTTAAGTGTCTAGAGATACTCAAGATTAGTCTgagtatctttttttttttcttttttacttagtgTACATTGATtgtcttatttttcattttatttttttgacaaattggTTATCTGATTAATCCATATTAAGTTCGATAAGAACACTATAACTTATGAGCTATTTCCACAAAGACAATTATAGTAGAAACCACAGCAGAGAGGTTTGATTTTAAATTGGTTtagagaaataataattaaaattaaaaataaaacaataaggaTTATCTttcacaactttttgaaattaagaaaacaaaaatgcaaaGAAATTGAGTTTAATGTAATTGATAAAATGTGTGTTAAGAAGATATCAAACTTTATGAgcaatttaaaaatagagattCATGGATTAtatacacttattttttttcttctatctcaattttactttacttttttctacttctttttaatttcttgttatATTATCTGTTATGTttatcactttttcttttttatttattttatctcatttttttccCATTCCACTCATATACCTCATATTTTAGATGTTTAACATTTCCCAAAGAGAAATGATGATTTAAACACTCCAATTTTTCAATAATctaattaatactttttatttttctctatctctcttCTTATTATATCATCTCTCTCATTATaccaatattttctcttttttatctctctctctctcattagGGCTATGTTCAGTTCCTATGATAGAAATAAAAGGTCAAAGAGGGAAAAGGATTTGGTGCAAATGATTTTAGAAAGAAATAAGTAACCAGCTTTGTGGGCCcgactatttattttttttcattttattcctactaaacaattatataatattatttttattctatttctcaCCTATCTctcttaaaacaaataatacagcttattattttatttttattctatttttcctttttcaaattatctctcttttatttctatttgcCATCTTTTTGTTTTCCAAACCCAAAATATGGCCTTTTTCATACATAACATAGGGAATAGCCTGTGTGACATTATGGCAAAAAACTTAGTAACGTTCTAGTACTTCACTTCCATATAGGCTAATGCAACACGCATGTACCTGACTTGCATTATGGGTAAAACTTTAAAGGAGTAAATGTGGTCATAGATTTTAGTATACATAATGAATGACTTACCTGGCTATGCTTGTCATTCGACATATGTGgctgtccttttttttttttttcctctcatgCCAGAAAAAAAGAGGCCACAATTTCAATATGATGACAACAAGcacattaagatattttttttgtgaacaaatgaaaattatacATCTATAAGaatttatatacataaataagGGCACCCCTGCAAGGATTCATTGTTTAATTGATATATAGGAGTTTGTTCTGGCAAAATTTTATAACCTAATGAAGTTTATCTCTATCTTATGAAAGGCAGGTCTCATAATGTGTTTACCTACGCCAATTGCACCTAACATTCTTGGTTCTAAATGGAAGTGTCTATGCAATAgtttagtaataaaaatatatataagatgtGGCTTTCAAAAATTTTTTTGCTATTTTTCGAACTTTTTTTCCCAAGTACATTTAAAAGTATTTGTTCTCtgatcatatttttgttttctaacaATATTCgttttatgaatatttaaattataaacaaagcacttgaaaaagaatagaaaaggaaTATGGGAAACCATCTCTAagctatttctattttttgtttttaagttttagaTTTTGGATTAAGTACCAACTGGTTtgaaattgttttagaaaacagTTTATAAAACAAAACGTGAGAAAAGAATCGAACAAGCCATAACTctcaacttaaaaaaataatttatctggACAAGGTGAACAAAAGGatacttcaaatttttttcagAGAAGATTTAGTCATGGTTTGGAAAATTTAGAGCTCAGACCCACATGTGTTCAAACAAGCATGCATGCTGTTTACATAATTGACCTTGGAAGCAAAAATAAGCAAATGAGAGCTCTTTATTTGTGCCAATGTTTCTAAGTGAAATTCACTTGGGGACCAGAACATGGTCCCCCTTCGCATTACGACACTGTCCCCTGCTTAACCTTAGAGGGCCATATATTTGAATCATCAACTAATTTTACTGTGcagttaataataaaatggaTGTGACAGATTATTGACAGTTGTTTAACCACAATAAAGTGTGATCTCTATCAAAGTAAATTCAACAAgtctcctttcttttcttcccatGAAGCTGGCAACATTCATAATTTACCTGCCCCTTATTTTGGATATGAAATGCCACTTTTAAGAGTTCTTcagcatattttttaaattagtccaaTAACATCATACCCTTTTTGAAATATGATATTCCTCAAGTTGGCCATTTCATCAGTCATTCAGACAAATAGCATAgcaacttaattaattagtcataAAAGAACTACTACTCTTGCATATTTTTAATGATGAACCAACCTAAGAGACTCAAATATAGATGATGAGACAGGCACAAACATATGTCTGATTTTGTATATCATCATTCAGAACCATCCTCCTTTTTCTTATTGTATGAAGAAATCTAACATCACCACACGAAAACCCTCTTAATTGGAACTTTATCTGATGATGATACTAATTAGGAAACATACTTGATCTCAGAATTCAGAAgttaaaatatgtacaaacccaATGGAAGGGGAAAAAAACCCATCAGAGAAGAATAATATGGTTTCTCAAAAGAACCATTTTTTCCAATCTAGCACACTAGAGAAATCACATTATTCTATTGTAAAAGCTAATGCACTTCTCCTAAAGAGCTTTTTGATAAATCCAAGATTCCTCACTTTGCATCTTCAGTTGCTTGTAGAAGTTCCCAATGAAGGCCTCAGCTTTTGCAAAAAGCTCTTGCCCATTAACTCCTCCAAGCTCCTCTTCTGCTTCAAGCTCTTCATCCATGACTTCTTCATCAGCTTCTCCACCCCCTATGAAGAAAAGGGTAGGCATTGAAGGAGAATTCTGCACCTTGTCCACTTTGGTGACACAAACAACTCTCTCAGATGCAGACTTTTCAACATGTTCTGAGACATCACCAACAACAACAGTGGGGGTGGAATTGGAAACTTCTCTTTTCTCAGAAGTGGAATTGGTAACAGAAGCAGATTGCTTTTTATCTTCTAAAGGCCTAGCAAAACCTGAAATGAGGCCAGCTTCAGCAAAAAGTGCCATGATGAGGAAGTTTATGATGAAATACAAGTAGGTTGGTCTCAAAGAGGAAGGTAAAAAGGGTGTTACGAGAAGAAGAACAACTAGAACAAAGAGAACTAGAACTTGAGATTTCTTAAACTTGTTCATGGCTTTGGcaaatgagagagaaaaaatagcaACAATCAAGGAACAAAGAAGAGTGATgagaaagaacaagatgaaGTAGAGGTAATTTGGAATTGGAAGTAGTAGGAATAAGTGTGGGGTTCCGAATGTGCATATATAGAGAGGACATGAAAGTGGGATGAGTGAGATAAATGAGGGAAAGAGAGAGACGGAAAAACCATGGAAGTTGTGTATTAGATGTATACTATAAAGTCAACAAAAAGTACTAATAAAATTGTGGATGCTGAAAATTCTAAGAAAATTCTCACACAGTGGAAATATCACTTTACAAAAAAAGTTAACAGCAATGTAAAGAAGGTGAAATACCCAATGATCTTGACATTTTCTGAGAGTGCAGGGTTCGTTCATGAGGTGTACTACGTGGATAACACAGTTACAAATTAGTAGCACTTCGTCAGTCATAGTCATGAATGAAGTCAATTTTATGTTCAAGTTCCAACTTGATTAACGTGTAGTGAGACAACTGCTACTTGCTAGATAGAAGTGGTTATTGTTAACTAAATTAATCATATAGGGTGTGTTTGTTTTAACGTTTGTCCATTTTCCAATGCAGTTCAATGTGACTAATTGGAAAAAAGGTTGGATTGGCGTTGAACGGAGTTTTAGAcggaaaaacaaacatagctaTAGTGATATGGTTCAACCAGAAAGAAAAATCTTGTTATTTGGTGACTGGTAATGCTAGGTGGTCCTACACCATATAATTTAGATTAATCTATACATGACATGTAATGAAACATTGTTACTTTTTTcttgtaaattgaaaatttggaaTACATGTTATGTAGAAATTAGTTAAAACCATAGACAGGTAGTGATCCTGGATTACTTTATAACAAGGCTAATTTTGAGGGAGAAAAAAATGGGTAAATACATACAAAAGACACTACTGTTTGAGTTAGTTATAATCCCAAAAAGtaacaaatgataataaatgCATACCTCATACAATGATATTGGGTTGTATTTGTAGAAGTACAGAATAGATAGAATTTCTTAATGTGAGACTTTGGTGAGTTAAAACAATAGGTGTATTTACACAAATAATAAGTTTGACTTTGAAGTTCACTGAAATTAAGCTAAAGATTATATTCATAAGCTTGTACACGAAGCTTTActaaaacaaaactaaaaacaagttatataaatgatcacaaattaaattcaaaattcaaacaaattctttaaaatttaaacaccaATTTTTAAATCATTGCAAGAAGAATATCTAAATCTTATCAGTGACAATATCAGATAAAACCAATCGTGCGTGGCAGATAAAAATTTTGAGGCTGACCAAGATCAATATCACCTTTTCTCCCTGCTTTGTAATGGCATAGGTTGTGATTAAGTCATTTGTGTGCATGACCACATCAGAAAGAGGTTATTAAGATTGAGAATTTGCCTTTGGCTCTAAAGTGTGACAAGATGACGTTAGAGCCACCTTGATAAATGAGGTTAGTAGGGACAAGAGAGGAGGATGCAAGATTGCAAGAGACAAatgaatttgaatatataattggCCAAACAAGGTCGGTAAAAAGCATATCCCGAAATTTATGCTAAATGTTcttcttaatataatttttattttttttaacattttggttttttcttgtttgctttaaaaacatttttaattattaagcgAGTATGAAATATggtccaaaaacaaaattagcaTTTGACGTGTGAATAAATAGAAACAAGATGTTTTATTCTGTGTTTTTCATTTtactattttcaataaaatcaaaatatacaacTTTTTTACTTAatgtagtatattttaatttaatatatctaCCTAATTTTTCTATAGAGTTTAACAACAATGTAAGGacgttgtaaaataattttacattatcattcaatcacaaatcattattgttatgatttttaaaataatttcttaaaagtcaacaaatttatcataaattataatttgtgattgaatgataatgtaaaacTGCTTTACATTATTAGTgcatagtcttttttttttcctataatgtGTGTTAGAAAAATGTTTGGatgtgttagaaaaaaaatgttgaaaaagcATTTCTTACCATTATAGAGAGAATTTTATAACtcaatgattttatttgatttaattacaaTTGTTTTCTATAAAAGATACACGtcatctctttaaaaaaaaattgtcttagcaAACTTATTGTATAACTAGAAGAAATAACTTTCTAGTGCCGAGTTTAAGATTTAAACTTGAATGATTAAAAGTAAAAGGTCGTATTGTTCattgtctattttttaaaaattaaattgtggTAAGgggttaattatgtttttatttgaaactaGGGATTGGGAGGGGGTATACACCAACAACCTTGATGACAAAGATACTACACACTAATGTAGGCCATTTACAAACATCTATTTTAATTACTAAGTTAACTCACGAATTTACACTAGCTAGTTAATTGAACTAGCAAAACTTTTTAGAAAACCTTTTTTAGATTAGGATGTTCTTTATTTTGGACCTGGTGAGAATCATTATAGCCTAAATAGCATTTCAAAGCCCCACTTGAATTAGTGGAGTGGTGGTCCCCCAAGGCTGAGGTTGTGTTCTCTGTTCACGGTCTGGAGGAGTATGAAACACGATATACACCACAAGAGCCTTATTTAAGTGGGAACCAACATGATGTTACTTACAATCCACATCAAATTCTTACTTGTTTCCATCataagagggaagtaaagatatttattattaaaaagttaattatagTTTCAAAATACTCATTTATATACTATTCGACAGTGGTAAAAATAAGCTGTAATTTTAGACACTTTATCAACAATAAAAGGGGGAATAAGGGCTtaaaaaacaagataaaaaaatag
Encoded proteins:
- the LOC114395373 gene encoding uncharacterized protein LOC114395373; amino-acid sequence: MNKFKKSQVLVLFVLVVLLLVTPFLPSSLRPTYLYFIINFLIMALFAEAGLISGFARPLEDKKQSASVTNSTSEKREVSNSTPTVVVGDVSEHVEKSASERVVCVTKVDKVQNSPSMPTLFFIGGGEADEEVMDEELEAEEELGGVNGQELFAKAEAFIGNFYKQLKMQSEESWIYQKAL